The genomic segment tataattagaaaaaccaaataaaacgTATACAATCCCGATTAAACTCTATAGTTTATGGTAAAATGTAGTTAAGCTATTAACCAGGAACGATGTGATCCTGGTGGCAGAATAACCATTCTCTTTTGTTTGGACCACTTTTATAACAGATGTCCATAGGAGTTAGGTCTTCTTATTTCTAATCTCCATGGTATATAGTACATAAAATGATCAAattgcaaattttaaaataactttttaaaaggTCTTAACAGATTTTTGATGTGagattagcttttttttttcttaacaattttttactatcaaaaatctaaaataaaaaaaaaatataatatatacattttaattatgtttatgtttaattttaaacatatatgattggaagtaaaataaaatatttaaaatttaaatttgtacctaAGAAGAAGAAGTACAACTAAAACTGTACAACTGTTGTAACtgcttacaacttacaagtgtgatgtccatttttaaataaatgttataaattattttatgccgTGTTACCAATTTATGTTATGTAGCttaagtgtatattttaatagttatcatatcaaacattttaaaatttaaattatttaaatttaacaaatataattaactgttgttaggtatcattataatataagaacaacatattatgatgtacaaataataattttgttattttaaattgataaatatgcaTAACAGACTAAAAGTATGTACGACTGAAGCACAGAAAGCAGCTGCAGAtcgagaaaatgaaaaaaaaacttcaattatATCGAAATACTATCAATGATGTATTTGAACTTGGTCCAACCAGGGGAtgtgctcaaacggggatttagagatttacggtggaagtttttgtttatatatggtGGCCATggcttttaaaactataataataattattattgattgccctgaaatcagtgtattcattcaatgcattttatttttttgtaagctGTGTTtggatattatatgtattgcaattaagtaaatattgagCGTATTATACTCACATATAAGTTCCGTACAAAAACAATGACATGTCTTCGTGGACGAGGAGGAAATATTGGTCGACAGACTCGGCATTCACAAttagtccagccgtttaggaggagttcagtgacatactcggtataactttgatactttagagttaaattataaaggtACATACAAACAGCATgaggtccgcgatctaccgcagatagatcgcctacctgataatatactgctgcgaatcagaatttctaTTACAGGCAActgaaaagttaagataaattttgaacaccatacaccgaatattaaataacgaattgaacaaagtttgagtcatatagagttggcacatttaccgggaaacgaagtgcacgggttcagctagtatacttatatatatatattattactattttatcttattcatggtataatttaatttttattaacattatatgcGTACATTGTGGGGGTTGGGGGTTGGGAAAATGTCTAAAACGCCTAAAGTATAGTGAATATTGTTAATTGATATTTCTAGCTCCCCTTAGATTTTTAACCAAATGTATGCCTATGAAtaacatcttaaaatattttagtttatacaaatataatattataaaactttataattttataagcaaaaaaatattttatttttatcaatattgaattattgtaatttattatataatattaattttatatcgcACAGTAGAaattactttttgaaaaaaaataaaagggaCTTAATCGAATACCCGCAAAATTATGATaacaagtaaatattaaatttcccaTGTTGGGAAATATtggaccataatatattttttcaaatacaggataatttcaaaaaacatGTTGTTtagcattatacattatttatgagACCGTCATagtaacaaaaatgtatgttaccATATAATTGACTAACTGTAGTGAACGAGCAGTTGTGTGTTAACAAATCAGCGGTGTTGAATGtgataaagataaaatttatcaGATGCAAGATATGTAACTTACTTTATTCTTTTATGTTTGATGAGtactgacaaaatatatttaaaaatatagaatgaaatattaaaaaaaaataataaaaccacgtaaaaaacacaaaacaaaatatttttgaataataattcattcaaaataattgttagaaATTGGCTAATAATAACAgataatcaaatttatattatttataattaaaaatgattcaattttccTTTACGATCAATAAATAGATGCTTAGACACAATATAATCACCAATGCACAATGAAAaagttattaacttatattagtattttgctTTAATTACCTGACAAAAGATCATAGCTTGTCCAATAGTCACTCCtccataaatattaactaatgcATTGTATTTATCTTCTTTATTATTGCAGTTAACATAGTATTGTCTGATATTATCTAATGTTTCTTCTTCACGTTTTAATCTTATGATGACAGACATAGGTGCAATAGCATTGGCAAACATCATAACATCTTCTGTATATGTTGCCGAAAAAAACATCATTTGACATGTTTCTGGTAGTAAccttaatatgaaatttaaatgtttaatttaaataaaaatgttagttaGAAGAAGTTTTACTTTCTAATGCGGAAACTTTGATCTTGATGACCTTGGGTATCAACCATAATATCAGCTTCATCCAACacaaatactttaatattttttgggttaaaaaatttgaacttagtAGCCCAATCCAAAACTTTTCCAGGTGTACCCACAATTATATGTTCTTCTATTTTAGAACCTTTTTcaactgaaaattaataatatatgtaatactgTCTTAACAATTAAGAAACTAGACACTAAAATACAAACCATTTTCACCACGAACAGCATACCTTAGCTTAATGTTGGGACAGTAGATAGACATTTTTGCTATAACTTCCCCCGTTTGAATAGTCAATTCATACGTGGGAGATAAACAAACTACCTACATGAACAAttagaaaacattaaataactaaatacatGATTTGCAAAATATTCTAGTCTAATTACCTGTGGATGCTGAAATTCTGGATCAACTCTACTTAACATTGCTAAAACAAATGCAGCTGTTTTTCCAGTACCTGACTGTGACTGTGCAATCAAATTTTGAGgcctataatatacaaaaaattgaatattttagtcTCTGTGaataataaaacctaaaaatatttattaattaatagttaggtaaattaaaatatcaattaagttatatttagaataaaatattgatataaacaaAGACAATTTAGTTGTCTAACAGTGGTTTGATTATTTGAGTTTATGTTGTATGcaaaatttttaagaaatggACTTACGGATTGTCCAAGAGTAAAGGCAATGCAGTTTCTTGTATCTTTGACGGTGCATTATAACCCATTTCATAAACTCCTTTAAGCAAATTTGGATgactaaaattaatgaaaacaaaaacaactcAACAATggcttacataataaatatttctaatataatcattatttatattaaaatacagtagAAACTCATTTAACCGTCGCTCTTTTTTACCCGTCATCGTTCAAAAAACTACATATGCAACGCAcgttttatttcaatacaatacGGAACATTTCCACTCAAAAATCTCTTTATGAAACAAAGGAGAATGACGGATTATCTTGTATAGTgtgaatatttgtattatttttacatgaaaattcaaaatatgtacacacggtgtataataaatacgttGATGGCtgattttctattaattatcattgtccCGGTCCCGACAGTGATAgttaatcgagtttctactgtaGTTAAATTTTGGAAATCTTACAGTTTAAGTAACTCAAATGATTTGACTGAATATAATGGTGATTTTGGGTCCTGTCTTTGCACCTCAATGTCATGTTTAGATGTTATAAGACCCCTGCGTACAATTTTCTGCAACAATGATTTTTCAGACGCTGGCAATTCTTTGTCTTCTTCATTAGAAGTGTGGCTTTGAGTTTCTGCAGTTGGATCATTTGAGTTTTTGTTAACCAAGTGTGCATTATAAAACTgtgtacaacaattattattataaaacaaggtataatacacaattttcatAATCCAAATGAAATATCgctttagaaaaaataaaagccagtacttacatttttagtgATTGATTCcatgattaaaaatactaaaaaataaaagaggTAAACCTAGGACGAGTATCTGTGAGTATAGGTAACTTCGATTACGCAAACGGAATGACTGCGGATTATAGCGTACCTGTAGCTCACGAATTTAGACTTACAGTCTTACAGTTACCTACTGTTTGTGCATCGGATCATAAGTCAAAACTCgaaaatgattttgaatttcGATCTCGGTGATCGTATCAATTTTTTGATTGATCAGATTGTATCGATTATcgaatgtacaatatattatcacagattaaattataatctgtgatactgatattatattatcagggATATATTGTACCAAATTTCCAATAATGGTACCTAAACAGTATAAAATCTTCAACCAACattaaaacatgaaataattgcTGTTGTGCTGTATTGCTGTTATCAAACCCAAGCATTTTATTACAGGTGATACTGCGGCGGTTGTTCTGATATTATATCAGTTTATAATGTTGTGGCGAgaactgtttttaaattttattgactgatcaataattaatataataatattataacgatttataaatagaaacaaattaagaatcaaaaaaataacaaaaaaaataaataaaaatacttaatcgTGAAAAAGTACTTATTTATGATACCGTTCAACTACCTACttctataataaaagtatttaaacaagtattcaatacggaaaaaagtattagaaaaccaaagtatttagtatttataaagtactcaaatactttacaatactGAGCGTAATGTatgcataaacataataataacaatattttgatatttatatttattatacctatcgaATTGGAAGTCAGGAGCACACtgaaaatgtgtaaaatttgaattaaacctGCGTTTATcaaagataaaattgtatttgtttttatctttattagCTTATTAGTTATCTCGTCCCAACACTTcttatgattacattattgttcaaatatctacatgatattattttgtatgtaggtacctacttaaattattaaagtattgtcgataataaatattttttttaatttttgatatgaTGTATACCATTTCAGAACTTAATAAAGTATCTACCTATGTATTAGCCGGCGCGTAGAGTcagtcattaatttatattaggtacgcatcgtaattcgtaaaactattgtaggtacattgtatcattatacttattattataataaaatcatatatatccaatcttatcattaaaaaacatttagcttctgtatatattatgtgtatggtgtacctacttcaaatttcaataaaggtattctgaatatatattatgatagaatatttaataaatacaattcaatattcaaatacttcatATCTTCATAATATGTTTAGGAAAAAGTAtccctatataatatgtccacCACCCAGGTCATAAACAATAACatcgattataattttataatatatatcattatgccGTTAACAAGAGAAACAAATAGGACGAAAATCCaaagttggtttattttttgaaattttttaaccaatttaaatttgtatttttagtcTCAAATTATGATAAACATCCTAAAACTACATTGCTAAAATCATGTGAAACAAGAAATTTAGCATGTAGCAATCAAGAAATGTACAATATTGATCAAAGTTCTACAAACATTTTACAAGAACCCACTGTACAAATGGCTAGCAGCACTTATATGTTATCTaagtaatatcattaaaaattctttataatatgtaacaattaaaattaaacaaataaatttgttcaattctgaaacaacaaaatgtatatttaatgtgcCTATTGTGcccatttaaaatttgtttagctGCAATGAACAGTGAACACattattaaacatgaataatcaaaatgtaaatgtttatcTCATTAGTGATCTGAAAACACAACACACAATTCACAGTTTTCAACACTCCGCCCATTACTATCTGCCTCCGCTATACTCAATAATGATTCAAACAATTTTGCTGTTAATTGTGGTGAGTTGTAGTTATGtcttaactttaatattttttctatgttaatTTGCCACATTTAAAAGGTGACAATTTAAGACCACTTAACCATTGCAAAAACATTGATGCACTCATGTAGTTTACTTACATGGTACATTAAATTATGCTTTGCTAAAAActaaaactgtttatttttattaaaaaatatatgtgtacCTAATATCATGTAACCTCgcatgtaacctactgtatttaGTACCTAgttgtataataactatttaaaaaattaatatttttctacttcaGATGCTGTTCAGTCAAATATATTGAATCTTATATATGAACAAGGTATTGAaacaaatgcatatttaaaacaaattgatgGAAGAATGGATTTTCCAGagcaaatcataaaaaatatgtccggtacccaaaataataataatccagtAGATCACTATCATTTTTAACCATGTTTCCTTTAAAAGATATTGATTCACTTAACGATTTTGATACTCGTATTACAAATGATCCAGATTTTAAACTCAATGTAAtaagaatattacatttttaaaaaaaaatttttgaccTATTCGTTTCACATGACATATGTTTGCCCTTATGTTTATGcatgttacataataaatacctaactaaTGCTTATTCCTTTTTTAATAAAGTCCTATTAAAGACATACTATAATTTTGCAGACAAATTTTATTACTAGAATAGGAGGAACTGATATCAAGAATTTCATTAAACGTGTGTTACAAAGGAATTTCAGTAATAAGTTATCTTCAAAATGCTCGCAGACAGGTTTTCGAAATAACTACAGACTCCAAAATATTTGGATTATGAGCATCATGaaaggtaatttaaatatttttgtgttaaaaacGTTTAGTGAGAATTctcatttttgtttgtttatttgttcAATAGACTTATCTAGGGAAAAATTCAACTCATCAGGCCTTGATTTTGAGTGACTAGTTTTGCCATGGCTCACAGTGATTTATAAGAGATCAACAgactcaaaataaataatatttttccaataatttatattaaaagaagAAAACAATAGTTTACATTTATACGcatctattatatattgtatggtataagtattttatacatggtttatgtataataaattaatatatttaaataatatatatactttagatAATATTCAGGAAATTATATTGGTACTAATTTAGTTAGTCTGAATCTAGGTTAGgttatgtatatcgtatatacttACAATCACACAATGTGGAGGATGGATTCGTTATCGTTACCACCTCCGACCACGTTCGTTACTCGGCGTAacgaaaagaaataataaataaaaacaatggttGATAGCCCTAGCAAAAAAACACTACTAGGAGCATTTAAACCATATGCCAGTTTTCATTATAGGCTTGAAAATTGGAATTATCTGTTATCATACCATAAACACgacaaataattaatgatatatttttgtaacgatTATATGTCTAAActacatagatataatatagtccAAGTAAATATAAGTCCAAATGTCCAACAAGTAATGACAAGTgaggtattattaattgtaatttattaaacgaATATAGCTACTCTGTCACTCTGACATGAGTTCTCTAtagataaacaaaattatgtttaaaagtaAGTTTCATTCAAAATGGTCTAGTACTGTAATACTAGGGCCGTTCTTATAATGTCCGTTTAAAGTTAAGGGACACTTCACCAGCGGAAATCTACCGGCAATAAAATCTGTCAGCCGGTTAACTTTAGCCGACACTTAAtcggacatttaaaaaaatgtacagtctTATCTAAAGTTATTGccatgtagataatattataacaattcattttttttgtttataatagaatatatttgaGGATTATGAGGAATATGCTTTGGAAATTTATTGTAAAAGCCTCACAACAAGAATCCAGAATGTTTTATTAATgctaaaaaacaaatagttcaTATTGACAACATTCAAGAATTAAAGaggaatatataattttgttagcTTGGGAAATCATAGAGGTACTTAAACTCATTATTCTAACAGAtctgtatatctatatttatttttaggtgaaTAAAATTGAAGATGAATAATCTTACCTCGGACATTGAAAGGATAGATTTATAAGCAgtaattggttttaaaaatttagaaaaccagAAGATAACCCACTTGATAAGTTGGCTGGAGATCCTTAAAATTGATCGTAATTAAAGCGGTTAATCCGTTGAAGAGTTTAAAGGAGTATGTTTTTTCATGTTTGATGTCTGTATATCAAtgctattaaatttgtatagttttGTAAAAGTTGGATAGACGATATTTAGCTATTAGCTTCAGTTGCGAGTGCAgagaataatgaaaaaataattcgttGTTGCAGGTTTCCTTACCAGTAATTAAAGCACTGTCGCTATATTGAGAGGCGTTGCATAGCAGGATATGCAGTTGCTGCCACTGACCGGCTCACTCTagacaaattaaatgtaaaatattttttataagtatgttGTGCATAAATTATGTTATGGTATTGATACTAAAGATTTTCAACAAGTTAAGCCCTCTTAGAGGCCATAGTAGAAATTGATTAAATTTCGGACTAGTCAGGGCCTTGCTATCTGTAGTATATCACATACAGTGAGTTTTACTTAATGTGATCACTggtttataaaatcaaaaaagataaaaccaaattgtatgttacaaaaataaaaatcggccTTTTATTAGAATCACTGTGTACTATAGGTAATTGAATCATTTTAATCGATTTTATGGCTTTTCAAACTAATTATGTTAGGCTCATAGAACATATTCTATGATTAGAGATCAACAGCTAGTATaggtgtaggtatacaattaaattgtattttttaacttatcagTGTATCGATATACATTCTGttctaactaaaataattatgccTACTTATTTTAGTTCCTGTtcaaaatttttcttaaattacgTCGAGTAAACGGAAAAAGTTAtctacaaatcaaaaaaaaattgtttactattttgataatttcaaaaaatgtttgaaaagaGAAGCCACGTTCGTTTCGAAAACTCCTCAGCTTATATTAaacaaagttttaataattataagtaaattgaTGTAAATAAGTAAACAATATGCTTCTTTCccaaaaactgaaattaaaagtTACATAACATATGACTTAATTCCAGGTTATTATGAAAATCAAATCacaatccattaaaaaaaaaaaaatgaattatatataccaaaaatactaaaaaatgaagataaagcaataaaaaaaaaaacaaaataaaaattgtactgtTAAATCCTATATTCCATGAATCTAATTTCTGTAAAGACTAACCTCGAATGTAAGCATTAGAAAAAAAGAGACAAATGCATCAAGTTTTGGGCCCTAAATCACATTAAGCAAAACTCGCTGTATTACAACTTTTGTattcaatcaaataaatatacccAAGTGTTATGTATTATAACGTTGATgaggcataaaaaaaaaaaattatttttcaggaGACATAAAAGTgtgattataatacaaattttttgaaGTGAAACCTCTTTTAACAGGGaactagtaaaaaatattgatcacaTGACTGTAACATTCGGAAGTaatagtaaaaactataaatttcattgaaaatgtatttcacacagtatttttcaattaatattactgtatcACTGGTCTTActttgtaataatagtataaatatttttataaataaatttcaatctTGTCGacaatgataaatttaattttacattccagtatttttaatagttataataaaataataataattaatttatgctaATAATgattcatatatataaattccaCAAACCCAACAAATGTAAAAGacacacaattttttatactaGACTAGATTCTTTTGTATACTACTTATAAAAATGGCTTTTGGTTGTTACATTGTGTTATTTTGTAGAAAAGATGTATGTTATGTCTTATTTTGtgaatcttttattaaaaatcacataattgattattttgctTAAAAGGTAATGCTTTTTTGTTAACAATAAGTTATAGTTTATTGTACATAAagataataagttataactaaagtGGTGTTGTGGGccgtttttatgaaaaatgagcTGTAAAAATGTCCGGTGCTTCTGCCATAGGCTATAATATGATCAAGGggtttttttcaatattgtatttgcTAGTTTGTTGTTACCTCTATTTTCGGATAAACcgttatttttatggtttttttatgaacatttttttatattattttataatttttggatataatttaaatcaactaATTCTTATGATTTTGATATTCTGTTTCAGAATACAATTAATTCTTTGAATATACagataattaaaactaaaattgtttaaacaattttcaatttaaaaaaaatttcatttgtcaaacagttcatttattttttgcataacCATAAAGATTAAACTTCTAtcgtttgtaatttgtatttgttttaatgataCTTGGTTGAGCGACATTGACTTGTAatgtatt from the Acyrthosiphon pisum isolate AL4f chromosome X, pea_aphid_22Mar2018_4r6ur, whole genome shotgun sequence genome contains:
- the LOC100161814 gene encoding ATP-dependent RNA helicase DDX19A-like, coding for MESITKNFYNAHLVNKNSNDPTAETQSHTSNEEDKELPASEKSLLQKIVRRGLITSKHDIEVQRQDPKSPLYSVKSFELLKLHPNLLKGVYEMGYNAPSKIQETALPLLLDNPPQNLIAQSQSGTGKTAAFVLAMLSRVDPEFQHPQVVCLSPTYELTIQTGEVIAKMSIYCPNIKLRYAVRGENVEKGSKIEEHIIVGTPGKVLDWATKFKFFNPKNIKVFVLDEADIMVDTQGHQDQSFRIRKLLPETCQMMFFSATYTEDVMMFANAIAPMSVIIRLKREEETLDNIRQYYVNCNNKEDKYNALVNIYGGVTIGQAMIFCQTKKMALWLINQMAEQGHAVALLSGELTIEQRISVLDRFREGKEKVLVTTNVLSRGIDIEQVTIVINFDLPVTVTLEPDYDTYLHRIGRTGRFGKKGIAINLVSGSSDQFILKQIEERFCKPIECLNTNNVDDMEKLEAED